One window of the Sparus aurata chromosome 7, fSpaAur1.1, whole genome shotgun sequence genome contains the following:
- the naa10 gene encoding N-alpha-acetyltransferase 10 isoform X1 has product MNIRNARPEDLMNMQHCNLLCLPENYQMKYYFYHGLSWPQLSYIAEDENGKIVGYVLAKMEEDPDDVPHGHITSLAVKRSHRRLGLAQKLMDQASRAMIENFNAKYVSLHVRKSNRAALHLYSNTLKFQISEVEPKYYADGEDAYAMKRDLAHMADEAPQLRKPGVRVSGQEAPSGQSPSGSGDQERESERDSGGESKELSEVSEATESTDVKDSSSDSQ; this is encoded by the exons ATGAACATACGAAACGCAAGG ccgGAGGATCTTATGAACATGCAGCACTGCAACCTGCTGTGTCTGCCAGAAAACTACCAGATGAAATACTATTTCTACCACGGGCTGTCCTGGCCACAG CTCTCATACATTGCAGAGGACGAAAATGGCAAAATTGTGGGATATGTCCTAGCAAAGAT GGAGGaggacccagatgatgtcccccATGGTCACATCACATCCCTG GCAGTGAAACGCTCTCACAGACGACTTGGCCTGGCTCAGAAGCTGATGGACCAGGCCAGCCGGGCCATGATAGAAAACTTCAATGCTAAATATGTCTCTCTTCATGTTCGCAAAAG CAACCGAGCAGCCCTGCACCTGTATTCCAACACACTCAAATTCCA GATCAGTGAGGTGGAGCCTAAATACTATGCAGATGGGGAGGACGCCTATGCCATGAAGAGAGACCTGGCCCACATGGCTGACGAG GCCCCACAGCTGAGAAAGCCTGGAGTGCGCGTCTCTGGTCAGGAGGCACCGTCTGGCCAGAGCCCATCAGGATCCGGCgaccaggagagagagagcgagagagacagcGGAGGAGAGAGCAAAGAGCTGAGCGAAGTCAGCGAGGCGACAGAAAGCACGGACGTTAAAGATTCTTCGTCTGATTCACAATGA
- the naa10 gene encoding N-alpha-acetyltransferase 10 isoform X2, translating to MNIRNARPEDLMNMQHCNLLCLPENYQMKYYFYHGLSWPQLSYIAEDENGKIVGYVLAKMEEDPDDVPHGHITSLAVKRSHRRLGLAQKLMDQASRAMIENFNAKYVSLHVRKSNRAALHLYSNTLKFQISEVEPKYYADGEDAYAMKRDLAHMADELRKPGVRVSGQEAPSGQSPSGSGDQERESERDSGGESKELSEVSEATESTDVKDSSSDSQ from the exons ATGAACATACGAAACGCAAGG ccgGAGGATCTTATGAACATGCAGCACTGCAACCTGCTGTGTCTGCCAGAAAACTACCAGATGAAATACTATTTCTACCACGGGCTGTCCTGGCCACAG CTCTCATACATTGCAGAGGACGAAAATGGCAAAATTGTGGGATATGTCCTAGCAAAGAT GGAGGaggacccagatgatgtcccccATGGTCACATCACATCCCTG GCAGTGAAACGCTCTCACAGACGACTTGGCCTGGCTCAGAAGCTGATGGACCAGGCCAGCCGGGCCATGATAGAAAACTTCAATGCTAAATATGTCTCTCTTCATGTTCGCAAAAG CAACCGAGCAGCCCTGCACCTGTATTCCAACACACTCAAATTCCA GATCAGTGAGGTGGAGCCTAAATACTATGCAGATGGGGAGGACGCCTATGCCATGAAGAGAGACCTGGCCCACATGGCTGACGAG CTGAGAAAGCCTGGAGTGCGCGTCTCTGGTCAGGAGGCACCGTCTGGCCAGAGCCCATCAGGATCCGGCgaccaggagagagagagcgagagagacagcGGAGGAGAGAGCAAAGAGCTGAGCGAAGTCAGCGAGGCGACAGAAAGCACGGACGTTAAAGATTCTTCGTCTGATTCACAATGA
- the LOC115585289 gene encoding ceramide kinase, translated as METDLRLESSLWVGNKRYRAVLTGWHFNWTEVDKKNRDKKTISVPVAEVVGVEEGRVEILPQKSVEDTDKDFTVFYVKRFSSGGSYGLLWRLGRTQFSCPSRALRDQWTKHLRTALKTHSPLRPHRLLVFINPFGGKKKGRKIYHSVVAPLFELAGISSHVIVTERANQARDHLLKKDLAGFDGVVCVGGDGMFSELLHGLIGRTQQEAGLCENDPAVTLQPCPLHIGIIPAGSTDCVCYATVGVIDPVTSALHIIIGDSQPLDVCSVHQASSLVHYSVSLLGYGFYGDVLAESEKHRWMGPLRYDYSGTMVYLSNRSYAGIVHYLPADPQDSSPRDRTRCLSGCSVCSRSTERLFHQSSDSGSLYSSHNSQYTSDSEGEWVTVEGRFRCVSLTCMSSSCPKSPLGLSPSAHLADGTGDLILVWDTHPLGFLKFLYRHTSTQDQFDLPFVEVHRVKAVRFSLPSGKEEEGYEDMGATSSAIDDEERGYIETVSRNGSQQYLAERGTERRTTNEQKAATPILCGLCCSKAPAVSVWNCDGEILPNTEIDCRIHGQLVRLYARGIEDRAAVHNCSEEHDNKCERIF; from the exons ATGGAGACAGACCTGAGGCTGGAGTCGAGTTTGTGGGTCGGGAACAAAAGATACCGGGCGGTGCTGACAGGCTGGCACTTCAACTGGACCGAGGTGGACAAGAAGAACCGCGACAAGAAAACAA TTTCAGTACCTGTGGCGGAGGTGGTTGGAGTGGAGGAGGGCCGGGTGGAGATACTGCCCCAGAAGTCGGTTGAGGACACAGACAAAGACTTCACAG TTTTCTATGTGAAGCGCTTCAGCAGTGGTGGCTCTTACGGGTTACTATGGAGACTGGGCCGGACCCAGTTCAGCTGCCCCAGTCGGGCCCTCAGAGACCAGTGGACGAAACATCTACGAACTGCTCTCAAAACCCACA GTCCGCTGCGTCCACACAGGCTGTTGGTGTTCATCAACCCGTTTGgagggaaaaagaaaggaagaaagatcTACCATTCTGTGGTTGCCCCCCTGTTTGAGCTGGCGGGTATCAGCTCTCATGTGATAG tGACAGAGCGGGCGAACCAGGCCAGAGACCACCTCCTGAAGAAAGACCTGGCAGGCTTTGACGG cgtggtgtgtgtgggtggggacGGCATGTTCAGCGAATTGCTCCACGGTTTGATTGGGCGGACACAACAAGAGGCCGGCCTTTGTGAGAACGATCCTGCTGTCACTTTGCAGCCTTGTCCGCTGCATATTGGCATCATCCCTGCAG GCTctacagactgtgtgtgttacgCCACAGTGGGAGTGATTGACCCTGTTACTTCAGCTTTGCACATTATCATTG GAGACTCTCAGCCTCTGGATGTGTGTTCAGTCCATCAAGCCTCTTCTCTGGTGCACTACTCAGTGTCTCTGTTGGGCTATGGCTTCTACGGTGACGTGCTGGCTGAGAGCGAGAAACACCGCTGGATGGGACCTCTACGATATGACTACTCTG GCACCATGGTGTACCTGAGCAACAGAAGCTATGCAGGCATAGTTCACTATCTACCAGCAGACCCGCAGGACTCCAGCCCGAGAGATAGAACACGCTGCCTCTCAGG gtgcagtGTGTGCTCCAGAAGCACTGAGAGACTTTTCCATCAGTCTTCAGATTCAGGCTCCCTGTACAGCTCCCACAACAGCCAGTACACCAGTGACTCAGAAG GTGAGTGGGTGACGGTGGAGGGCAGGTTCAGGTGTGTGTCGCTCACTTGCATGTCCAGCTCTTGTCCCAAGTCGCCTCTGGGCCTCTCTCCCTCCGCCCACCTGGCGGATGGAACAGGGGACCTCATCCTCGTATGGGACACTCACCCTCTGGGATTCCTCAAGTTCCTCTACaggcacacaagcacacaggaCCAG TTCGACCTGCCGTTTGTGGAAGTCCACCGCGTGAAGGCAGTCCgtttctccctcccctctggaaaagaggaggagggatatGAAGACATGGGAGCGACAAGTAGTGCAATAGATGATGAAGAAAGAGGCTACATCGAGACCGTAAGCAGGAATGGATCTCAGCAGTATCTGGCAGAGAGAGGCACAGAGCGACGAACGACAAACGAGCAGAAAGCAGCGACCCCCATCCTGTGTGGTCTGTGCTGCAGCAAAGCTCCTGCTGTGTCGGTGTGGAACTGTGACGGAGAGATTCTCCCCAACACTGAGATCGACTGCAG GATTCATGGCCAGTTGGTGCGTCTGTATGCCAGAGGCATTGAAGACAGAGCAGCTGTACACAACTGCAGTGAGGAACATGACAATAAGTGTGAAAGGATATTCTGA
- the LOC115585291 gene encoding glucose-6-phosphate 1-dehydrogenase-like isoform X3, with translation MGQKMSTEPLSRSEVFVQLRRELYGEELSSHFNTHAFIILGASGDLAKKKIYPTLWWLFRDGLLPDNTYFVGFARSDLTVDDIKTACLPHMKVTDEENESLSAFFKRNSYVRGRYDDDSSFAQLNAHLSSQPGGADANRLFYLALPPTVYHPVSTNIRAKCMSTKGWNRIIVEKPFGRDLQSSQELSAHLSTLFTEEQIYRIDHYLGKEMVQNLMVLRFGNRIFGPIWNRNSVACVVLTFKEPFGTQGRGGYFDEFGIIRDVMQNHLLQMLCLVAMEKPASTSPADVRDEKVKVLKCIAPVALSDVVLGQYVGDPEGVGQSKLGYLDDPTVPEGSCTPTFATAVLYVQNERWDGVPFILRCGKALNEQKAEVRLQFTDVPGDIFGKSCQRNELVVRVQPNEAIYLKMMTKRPGVYFSPEETELDLTYRSRYKDVKLPDAYERLILDVFCGNQMHFVRSDELQEAWRIFTPLLHQVEAEKTHPIPYTYGSRGPNESDDLVKRVGFRYEGTYKCVV, from the exons ATGGGCCAGAAGATGAGCACTGAGCCTTTGAGTCGCTCTGAGGTGTTCGTACAGCTCAGGAGGGAGCTCTATGGAGAAGAGCTGTCCAGTCACTTCAACACACATGCATTCATAATCCTGGGAGCCTCT GGGGATCTTGCAAAAAAGAAGATATATCCAACATTGTG GTGGTTATTCAGAGATGGCCTGCTCCCAGATAACACTTACTTTGTGGGATTTGCTCGGTCTGACCTGACCGTGGATGACATCAAGACAGCTTGTCTGCCTCATATGAAG GTCACTGACGAGGAGAATGAGAGTCTCTCAGCCTTCTTTAAGAGGAACTCCTACGTCAGAGGCAGATATGATGATGACAGCTCTTTCGCTCAACTCAACGCTCATCTGTCATCTCAGCCTGGGGGAGCGGACGCTAACAGACTCTTCTACCTGGCTCTTCCACCCACCGTCTACCACCCAGTCAGCACAAACATCAGAGCCAAGTGCATGAGCACCAA AGGCTGGAACAGGATAATTGTTGAGAAGCCCTTTGGCCGAGACCTCCAGAGCTCACAGGAGCTGTCAGCCCACCTATCCACCCTGTTCACAGAGGAGCAGATCTACCGCATAGACCACTACCTGGGCAAAGAGATGGTCCAGAACCTCATGGTGCTCAG gtttGGAAATCGTATCTTTGGACCCATCTGGAACAGGAACAGTGTGGCTTGTGTGGTCCTAACCTTTAAGGAGCCTTTTGGAACTCAGGGCCGTGGAGGATACTTTGATGAGTTTGGTATCATTCG AGATGTCATGCAGAACCACCTCCTCCAGATGCTCTGCTTGGTCGCCATGGAGAAACCTGCCTCCACCAGCCCAGCTGACGTCAGGGATGAGAAG GTGAAGGTGCTGAAGTGTATTGCCCCTGTTGCTTTATCGGATGTGGTGCTCGGCCAGTATGTGGGTGACCCCGAGGGGGTGGGACAATCCAAGCTGGGTTACCTTGATGACCCCACGGTACCAGAGGGCTCCTGCACACCAACTTTTGCCACCGCAGTGCTCTATGTCCAGAATGAAAGATGGGATG GAGTCCCTTTTATTCTCCGCTGTGGTAAAGCTTTGAATGAGCAGAAGGCAGAAGTGCGTCTGCAGTTCACCGACGTACCCGGAGACATCTTTGGCAAAAGCTGCCAGAGAAATGAGCTGGTGGTGCGGGTGCAGCCGAACGAAGCCATTTACCTGAAGATGATGACCAAGAGGCCGGGAGTGTACTTCAGCCCGGAGGAGACTGAGCTGGACCTCACCTACAGGAGCAGATACAAG GACGTGAAGCTGCCTGATGCTTATGAGAGGCTGATACTGGATGTCTTCTGTGGAAATCAGATGCATTTTGTACGCAG CGACGAGCTGCAGGAGGCCTGGAGGATCTTCACCCCCCTGCTCCACCAAGTGGAGGCGGAGAAGACACACCCCATCCCTTACACATATGGAAG TCGCGGTCCAAACGAGTCGGACGATCTCGTGAAGAGGGTGGGATTCCGCTATGAGGGAACATACAA GTGCGTGGTCTAG
- the LOC115585291 gene encoding glucose-6-phosphate 1-dehydrogenase-like isoform X4, whose amino-acid sequence MGQKMSTEPLSRSEVFVQLRRELYGEELSSHFNTHAFIILGASGDLAKKKIYPTLWWLFRDGLLPDNTYFVGFARSDLTVDDIKTACLPHMKVTDEENESLSAFFKRNSYVRGRYDDDSSFAQLNAHLSSQPGGADANRLFYLALPPTVYHPVSTNIRAKCMSTKGWNRIIVEKPFGRDLQSSQELSAHLSTLFTEEQIYRIDHYLGKEMVQNLMVLRFGNRIFGPIWNRNSVACVVLTFKEPFGTQGRGGYFDEFGIIRDVMQNHLLQMLCLVAMEKPASTSPADVRDEKVKVLKCIAPVALSDVVLGQYVGDPEGVGQSKLGYLDDPTVPEGSCTPTFATAVLYVQNERWDGVPFILRCGKALNEQKAEVRLQFTDVPGDIFGKSCQRNELVVRVQPNEAIYLKMMTKRPGVYFSPEETELDLTYRSRYKDVKLPDAYERLILDVFCGNQMHFVRSDELQEAWRIFTPLLHQVEAEKTHPIPYTYGSRGPNESDDLVKRVGFRYEGTYNGHT is encoded by the exons ATGGGCCAGAAGATGAGCACTGAGCCTTTGAGTCGCTCTGAGGTGTTCGTACAGCTCAGGAGGGAGCTCTATGGAGAAGAGCTGTCCAGTCACTTCAACACACATGCATTCATAATCCTGGGAGCCTCT GGGGATCTTGCAAAAAAGAAGATATATCCAACATTGTG GTGGTTATTCAGAGATGGCCTGCTCCCAGATAACACTTACTTTGTGGGATTTGCTCGGTCTGACCTGACCGTGGATGACATCAAGACAGCTTGTCTGCCTCATATGAAG GTCACTGACGAGGAGAATGAGAGTCTCTCAGCCTTCTTTAAGAGGAACTCCTACGTCAGAGGCAGATATGATGATGACAGCTCTTTCGCTCAACTCAACGCTCATCTGTCATCTCAGCCTGGGGGAGCGGACGCTAACAGACTCTTCTACCTGGCTCTTCCACCCACCGTCTACCACCCAGTCAGCACAAACATCAGAGCCAAGTGCATGAGCACCAA AGGCTGGAACAGGATAATTGTTGAGAAGCCCTTTGGCCGAGACCTCCAGAGCTCACAGGAGCTGTCAGCCCACCTATCCACCCTGTTCACAGAGGAGCAGATCTACCGCATAGACCACTACCTGGGCAAAGAGATGGTCCAGAACCTCATGGTGCTCAG gtttGGAAATCGTATCTTTGGACCCATCTGGAACAGGAACAGTGTGGCTTGTGTGGTCCTAACCTTTAAGGAGCCTTTTGGAACTCAGGGCCGTGGAGGATACTTTGATGAGTTTGGTATCATTCG AGATGTCATGCAGAACCACCTCCTCCAGATGCTCTGCTTGGTCGCCATGGAGAAACCTGCCTCCACCAGCCCAGCTGACGTCAGGGATGAGAAG GTGAAGGTGCTGAAGTGTATTGCCCCTGTTGCTTTATCGGATGTGGTGCTCGGCCAGTATGTGGGTGACCCCGAGGGGGTGGGACAATCCAAGCTGGGTTACCTTGATGACCCCACGGTACCAGAGGGCTCCTGCACACCAACTTTTGCCACCGCAGTGCTCTATGTCCAGAATGAAAGATGGGATG GAGTCCCTTTTATTCTCCGCTGTGGTAAAGCTTTGAATGAGCAGAAGGCAGAAGTGCGTCTGCAGTTCACCGACGTACCCGGAGACATCTTTGGCAAAAGCTGCCAGAGAAATGAGCTGGTGGTGCGGGTGCAGCCGAACGAAGCCATTTACCTGAAGATGATGACCAAGAGGCCGGGAGTGTACTTCAGCCCGGAGGAGACTGAGCTGGACCTCACCTACAGGAGCAGATACAAG GACGTGAAGCTGCCTGATGCTTATGAGAGGCTGATACTGGATGTCTTCTGTGGAAATCAGATGCATTTTGTACGCAG CGACGAGCTGCAGGAGGCCTGGAGGATCTTCACCCCCCTGCTCCACCAAGTGGAGGCGGAGAAGACACACCCCATCCCTTACACATATGGAAG TCGCGGTCCAAACGAGTCGGACGATCTCGTGAAGAGGGTGGGATTCCGCTATGAGGGAACATACAA TGGCCACACCTAA
- the LOC115585291 gene encoding glucose-6-phosphate 1-dehydrogenase-like isoform X2 encodes MGQKMSTEPLSRSEVFVQLRRELYGEELSSHFNTHAFIILGASGDLAKKKIYPTLWWLFRDGLLPDNTYFVGFARSDLTVDDIKTACLPHMKVTDEENESLSAFFKRNSYVRGRYDDDSSFAQLNAHLSSQPGGADANRLFYLALPPTVYHPVSTNIRAKCMSTKGWNRIIVEKPFGRDLQSSQELSAHLSTLFTEEQIYRIDHYLGKEMVQNLMVLRFGNRIFGPIWNRNSVACVVLTFKEPFGTQGRGGYFDEFGIIRDVMQNHLLQMLCLVAMEKPASTSPADVRDEKVKVLKCIAPVALSDVVLGQYVGDPEGVGQSKLGYLDDPTVPEGSCTPTFATAVLYVQNERWDGVPFILRCGKALNEQKAEVRLQFTDVPGDIFGKSCQRNELVVRVQPNEAIYLKMMTKRPGVYFSPEETELDLTYRSRYKDVKLPDAYERLILDVFCGNQMHFVRSDELQEAWRIFTPLLHQVEAEKTHPIPYTYGSRGPNESDDLVKRVGFRYEGTYNSGHT; translated from the exons ATGGGCCAGAAGATGAGCACTGAGCCTTTGAGTCGCTCTGAGGTGTTCGTACAGCTCAGGAGGGAGCTCTATGGAGAAGAGCTGTCCAGTCACTTCAACACACATGCATTCATAATCCTGGGAGCCTCT GGGGATCTTGCAAAAAAGAAGATATATCCAACATTGTG GTGGTTATTCAGAGATGGCCTGCTCCCAGATAACACTTACTTTGTGGGATTTGCTCGGTCTGACCTGACCGTGGATGACATCAAGACAGCTTGTCTGCCTCATATGAAG GTCACTGACGAGGAGAATGAGAGTCTCTCAGCCTTCTTTAAGAGGAACTCCTACGTCAGAGGCAGATATGATGATGACAGCTCTTTCGCTCAACTCAACGCTCATCTGTCATCTCAGCCTGGGGGAGCGGACGCTAACAGACTCTTCTACCTGGCTCTTCCACCCACCGTCTACCACCCAGTCAGCACAAACATCAGAGCCAAGTGCATGAGCACCAA AGGCTGGAACAGGATAATTGTTGAGAAGCCCTTTGGCCGAGACCTCCAGAGCTCACAGGAGCTGTCAGCCCACCTATCCACCCTGTTCACAGAGGAGCAGATCTACCGCATAGACCACTACCTGGGCAAAGAGATGGTCCAGAACCTCATGGTGCTCAG gtttGGAAATCGTATCTTTGGACCCATCTGGAACAGGAACAGTGTGGCTTGTGTGGTCCTAACCTTTAAGGAGCCTTTTGGAACTCAGGGCCGTGGAGGATACTTTGATGAGTTTGGTATCATTCG AGATGTCATGCAGAACCACCTCCTCCAGATGCTCTGCTTGGTCGCCATGGAGAAACCTGCCTCCACCAGCCCAGCTGACGTCAGGGATGAGAAG GTGAAGGTGCTGAAGTGTATTGCCCCTGTTGCTTTATCGGATGTGGTGCTCGGCCAGTATGTGGGTGACCCCGAGGGGGTGGGACAATCCAAGCTGGGTTACCTTGATGACCCCACGGTACCAGAGGGCTCCTGCACACCAACTTTTGCCACCGCAGTGCTCTATGTCCAGAATGAAAGATGGGATG GAGTCCCTTTTATTCTCCGCTGTGGTAAAGCTTTGAATGAGCAGAAGGCAGAAGTGCGTCTGCAGTTCACCGACGTACCCGGAGACATCTTTGGCAAAAGCTGCCAGAGAAATGAGCTGGTGGTGCGGGTGCAGCCGAACGAAGCCATTTACCTGAAGATGATGACCAAGAGGCCGGGAGTGTACTTCAGCCCGGAGGAGACTGAGCTGGACCTCACCTACAGGAGCAGATACAAG GACGTGAAGCTGCCTGATGCTTATGAGAGGCTGATACTGGATGTCTTCTGTGGAAATCAGATGCATTTTGTACGCAG CGACGAGCTGCAGGAGGCCTGGAGGATCTTCACCCCCCTGCTCCACCAAGTGGAGGCGGAGAAGACACACCCCATCCCTTACACATATGGAAG TCGCGGTCCAAACGAGTCGGACGATCTCGTGAAGAGGGTGGGATTCCGCTATGAGGGAACATACAA CAGTGGCCACACCTAA
- the LOC115585291 gene encoding glucose-6-phosphate 1-dehydrogenase-like isoform X1, whose translation MGQKMSTEPLSRSEVFVQLRRELYGEELSSHFNTHAFIILGASGDLAKKKIYPTLWWLFRDGLLPDNTYFVGFARSDLTVDDIKTACLPHMKVTDEENESLSAFFKRNSYVRGRYDDDSSFAQLNAHLSSQPGGADANRLFYLALPPTVYHPVSTNIRAKCMSTKGWNRIIVEKPFGRDLQSSQELSAHLSTLFTEEQIYRIDHYLGKEMVQNLMVLRFGNRIFGPIWNRNSVACVVLTFKEPFGTQGRGGYFDEFGIIRDVMQNHLLQMLCLVAMEKPASTSPADVRDEKVKVLKCIAPVALSDVVLGQYVGDPEGVGQSKLGYLDDPTVPEGSCTPTFATAVLYVQNERWDGVPFILRCGKALNEQKAEVRLQFTDVPGDIFGKSCQRNELVVRVQPNEAIYLKMMTKRPGVYFSPEETELDLTYRSRYKDVKLPDAYERLILDVFCGNQMHFVRSDELQEAWRIFTPLLHQVEAEKTHPIPYTYGSRGPNESDDLVKRVGFRYEGTYKWVKPHST comes from the exons ATGGGCCAGAAGATGAGCACTGAGCCTTTGAGTCGCTCTGAGGTGTTCGTACAGCTCAGGAGGGAGCTCTATGGAGAAGAGCTGTCCAGTCACTTCAACACACATGCATTCATAATCCTGGGAGCCTCT GGGGATCTTGCAAAAAAGAAGATATATCCAACATTGTG GTGGTTATTCAGAGATGGCCTGCTCCCAGATAACACTTACTTTGTGGGATTTGCTCGGTCTGACCTGACCGTGGATGACATCAAGACAGCTTGTCTGCCTCATATGAAG GTCACTGACGAGGAGAATGAGAGTCTCTCAGCCTTCTTTAAGAGGAACTCCTACGTCAGAGGCAGATATGATGATGACAGCTCTTTCGCTCAACTCAACGCTCATCTGTCATCTCAGCCTGGGGGAGCGGACGCTAACAGACTCTTCTACCTGGCTCTTCCACCCACCGTCTACCACCCAGTCAGCACAAACATCAGAGCCAAGTGCATGAGCACCAA AGGCTGGAACAGGATAATTGTTGAGAAGCCCTTTGGCCGAGACCTCCAGAGCTCACAGGAGCTGTCAGCCCACCTATCCACCCTGTTCACAGAGGAGCAGATCTACCGCATAGACCACTACCTGGGCAAAGAGATGGTCCAGAACCTCATGGTGCTCAG gtttGGAAATCGTATCTTTGGACCCATCTGGAACAGGAACAGTGTGGCTTGTGTGGTCCTAACCTTTAAGGAGCCTTTTGGAACTCAGGGCCGTGGAGGATACTTTGATGAGTTTGGTATCATTCG AGATGTCATGCAGAACCACCTCCTCCAGATGCTCTGCTTGGTCGCCATGGAGAAACCTGCCTCCACCAGCCCAGCTGACGTCAGGGATGAGAAG GTGAAGGTGCTGAAGTGTATTGCCCCTGTTGCTTTATCGGATGTGGTGCTCGGCCAGTATGTGGGTGACCCCGAGGGGGTGGGACAATCCAAGCTGGGTTACCTTGATGACCCCACGGTACCAGAGGGCTCCTGCACACCAACTTTTGCCACCGCAGTGCTCTATGTCCAGAATGAAAGATGGGATG GAGTCCCTTTTATTCTCCGCTGTGGTAAAGCTTTGAATGAGCAGAAGGCAGAAGTGCGTCTGCAGTTCACCGACGTACCCGGAGACATCTTTGGCAAAAGCTGCCAGAGAAATGAGCTGGTGGTGCGGGTGCAGCCGAACGAAGCCATTTACCTGAAGATGATGACCAAGAGGCCGGGAGTGTACTTCAGCCCGGAGGAGACTGAGCTGGACCTCACCTACAGGAGCAGATACAAG GACGTGAAGCTGCCTGATGCTTATGAGAGGCTGATACTGGATGTCTTCTGTGGAAATCAGATGCATTTTGTACGCAG CGACGAGCTGCAGGAGGCCTGGAGGATCTTCACCCCCCTGCTCCACCAAGTGGAGGCGGAGAAGACACACCCCATCCCTTACACATATGGAAG TCGCGGTCCAAACGAGTCGGACGATCTCGTGAAGAGGGTGGGATTCCGCTATGAGGGAACATACAAGTGGGTGAAGCCCCACTCGACATGA